The following proteins are encoded in a genomic region of Xanthomonas cassavae CFBP 4642:
- the prmC gene encoding peptide chain release factor N(5)-glutamine methyltransferase, with protein sequence MSNEPAASAEHLLRQACQRIDRRDAEPLLLHALGRDRAWLFAHGRDPVTTTVAAAFQALVQRRVDGEPVAYLTGSRGFWTLDLEVSTATLIPRADTETLVELALERLDRAAGRRVADLGTGSGAIALAIASERPQAQLIATDASAAALAIARRNADRHRLSNVQFRHGSWFVPLAGERFDLIASNPPYIAAGDPHLAQGDLCHEPASALASGGDGLADIRRIVADAPAHLHSGGWLLLEHGWDQGEAVAELLEARGFAQVATQQDLEQRDRVSLGCWEVVAVA encoded by the coding sequence ATGAGCAATGAGCCTGCCGCCTCCGCCGAGCACCTGCTGCGGCAGGCATGCCAGCGGATCGATCGTCGCGATGCCGAGCCTCTGTTGCTGCATGCGCTGGGCCGCGATCGCGCCTGGTTGTTCGCACATGGCCGCGATCCCGTGACCACCACAGTGGCTGCGGCGTTCCAGGCCCTGGTGCAGCGGCGGGTGGACGGCGAGCCGGTGGCGTACCTGACCGGTTCGCGCGGCTTCTGGACGCTGGATCTGGAGGTCTCGACAGCGACACTGATCCCACGCGCCGACACTGAAACCTTGGTCGAACTGGCGCTGGAGCGGCTGGACCGTGCCGCTGGCCGCCGGGTGGCCGATCTGGGGACCGGCAGTGGCGCGATCGCCCTGGCCATCGCCAGTGAACGCCCGCAGGCGCAGTTGATCGCCACCGATGCCAGTGCGGCCGCGCTCGCCATCGCGCGGCGCAACGCCGATCGTCATCGCCTATCGAACGTGCAGTTCCGCCACGGCAGCTGGTTCGTTCCGCTGGCAGGCGAGCGCTTCGACCTGATCGCCAGCAATCCGCCGTATATCGCTGCTGGCGACCCGCATCTGGCGCAGGGCGATCTGTGCCACGAGCCGGCCAGCGCACTGGCTTCCGGTGGCGACGGGCTGGCCGACATCCGCCGGATCGTGGCCGATGCACCGGCGCATCTGCACAGCGGCGGGTGGCTGCTGCTCGAACATGGCTGGGACCAGGGCGAGGCGGTGGCCGAGCTACTGGAAGCGCGTGGGTTTGCGCAGGTCGCTACGCAGCAGGACCTTGAGCAGCGCGACCGGGTGAGCCTGGGCTGCTGGGAAGTCGTTGCCGTGGCCTGA